The Vitis vinifera cultivar Pinot Noir 40024 chromosome 3, ASM3070453v1 region tcgaggaagtgtatatggagcaaccacttggttttgttgctcaaggGGAGTCTAGTTTAGTGTGCAAGTTACGCCGCTCTCTATATGAAGACAGGGGTCATACCCaaattgttggttacacagatgcagactGGGCTGGTTCACCCTCAAATTGGCGTTCCACCTCaaggtattgtgtttttattggaggtaacttaatatcctggaagaataagaaacaagatgtagtggccagatcaaGCGTCGAAactgagtatcgagctatggctttggcaacatgtgaactcatatggttgaggcaactccttcaggaattgagatttggaaaagatgaacaGATAAAGCTAGTCTGTGACAATCAGGCcacattacatattgcatcaaatccagtctttcatgaaaggaccaaacatattgaagttgactgtcacttcattagagagaagatcgcatcagagtgtgttgctacaagttttgttaattcaaatgatcaactagcaaacatcttcactaaatctctcagaggtcctaggattaaatacatttgtaacaagcttggtgcatatgacatatatgctctagcttgagggggagtgttgaatataatgcaTTTTTAGTGTAcaagtttctttcctttcttaatataggtcacatatatggtagttagttcaacctaaccttgtatatatatatttctctattgtaagaagctaacaatatgaatgagaattaaggttttctctctctctctctttcaacattaACCTTACAAGATAATTCAAGAAATAAGTGGCAGTAATGCTATTACttttatgagaaaattttattcctttttcatGTTTACCACATTTTTTACATCCATTGATGTAAAAAAAGGAGAGAGTGAccaatgatatataaaaatgttttgctCAAGAGCTCTTTCTTACGTGTTGAGTACTAAATAATTAATATCTTCGTATAATAAGATAGGTTAATATCATTcacttcttttgaaattttggttaaatatatttaatttttattggtttgaaattttatcaaataactcttttatcatttttacttattattttacTCACTTTTCTTATCACTCAAAATAAGGaggatatttgatgaaatttcaaatcaatgaagagtcaaatatatttaatcaaaacctTAAGGGAAGAGGGTTAAATTAACCCTAacaaaattggtagttcaaggGATTCAAAATAGATCGATGAATGCAAGTACCTTGTAACATCCAAGGAAGAAGTTTGTGAGTGGAGATAACCCCCTTGATTCTCAAAAACCATGCCtatgaaaaaatagatagaATCATAAAGTTTAGCTCTAATAGATTTAGAAGCCTCTTAAATCCCAATATTTTCACTTTTGATAGAATTTGTAAATGTGTAAGCCATGACATCACACCTTGCCCTATATTCAATTTGGTCAATCTTTTTAACTTCAAAAGTTGAAGTACCTTGAGTCGAGAAAACCCATTTACTGACACTTGCATTTCCTTTCCAAGGTATTAGTTTGCCCTTAATCCAAGAATCAATAATTTCGGAAGCTTCTCCAAAACGGGCATAGGATCACATTCTAGTGATGGGACTTGGAGGGAATTGAAGGGCGTCAGGCAATTTTTGCATGTGTCCCTTCATTTCCAACGTAGAGAAATAGAGCCCAAAGTTCATAGCAAAGGATGGAATGGTAGACCCTTCCGATGTCTTAAGGAACAAAGGATTTAAGACAATGTAACTTGGCAATGGAGTTTGAAAACCTAACCTCTTCTATACCATATCTTCCTTCTAATTTCAACTTCTCAAGACAAGTATTTAACTTGCTTGAATCATTTTGGCTCCATTGCTTGAACCTTATGCTTGATATTGTCTAAAGATTTTACAAGGTATCAATTTGCAATGGGGCATCATCCTCTTGCCCCTCTATATAAAGATATCGCaagtttttcattttccatatCATTAGGTTGCCTATAGATGGTGGAAGCATTTTTAAACCAGAATGCCTTAATCTCAAGTACCTTAAATGAATTAGTGTCCTAACTATACTTGGTAGGCTTTCAATTTCCAAACCTTCCAAATCTAGCACCCAAAGCACTTTGAAGCATCTGCCAAAATGTACTTgcaaaaattattacaaaaaatgaaaaaaatgggtGAATGactttaatttctaaattccaAGATAGCGTGTCCCAAAACAATTATTTGCCATTATTTGAAACTACTCATTCATGACGAACAAAATTTATATCTGTATTGGGAATAGTAATTGTTTTTCATAAGCCCCATacaaaaatttgaaagcaatatggccgaaaaattatttaaattggcACCACCATGGTTATTTAGCTCCCAAACCTACcaatctttttaatatatatatatatatatatatatatatatatatatatatatatatatatatatatataaatgattatttaaaaaataaatataaaaatggagtcttttttatcatttgttttatttttgcatcaaatttgtttctttaaaacaaatttactttttatattgatctcttattttgaaaaaatgaaaaatcacttttacattaaattgttttttaaaaagataggttcattttttttacattgaaaAGTTTTATACAAAATAAGTTCACTTCTTTATCACTgaacttgcatttttttttttttttttaagacagaTCTATTACTCCCATTTGGCCATTACTCCCATTTGGGGCAAGTCGATGTAGGTAAGGTTTAGCATTGCCATTACTCCCATTTGGCCTTCTTTAGCAAGGTATGCAGTAATGTTATCGTGCACCTTCTCCCATTCTGTATGTGACATATTTCTTGACAGCAAACCCCCCAATACAACGATGGCCAATGGCAAACCATTACATTTGTCCACCATCTCTTCCCCAAGTTCCTTCAAATCTGGAGGATAGCTCTTAACATCAACATCAAGGAAAGCCTTTCGACTAAACAAGTCCCAGCTCTGTTGTTTCTAAAGAAGCCGCATTTCATGGGCAATAGTTCGAGCATCTGCATGAAAAGCAACATCCTTATATCGAGTTGTAAGAAGTAATCTGCTGCCGTTACTCCCATCGGGAAAAACATTTCCAGGGCAGTCAGGATCGTTGCTGCTCACTTTTGCAAGAAAATCCCAATCGGCACACCTCCATACATCATCCAGAACTATCAAATATCTTTTCTCCTTCAAATGATCATGAAGGAAATCCCCCAACTCGTTCTCTCCATACTTCTCTATCATTTCTGCTTGCTCTTTAGTTGGTGCAGAAACCTGGTTAATAATTTGCATATAAACCTCTCTGGGTCTACAATCTTGGGATACATAAACCCAGGCACGACAATCTGGAAAGTGTTTCACAATTTCTTCATGATTATAGACCTTCTTGGCAAGGGTGGTTTTGCCTATGCCGCCCATTCCTACCAAAGAAATCACGCGGCGCCTTTGGTCTCCTGCGGTGAGCTGCTTCACTAGCTTATCTGCCTCCTCTGTAAGGCCCACGATGACACGTTCTTCTGCACCAGGAGAGGAGCGTCTTAGATTCTGCAACATTGGACCCGAACCGCTTCTTCCTTCTCCAGTATTTTTTATTCCGAGAGCCTCCCGCCTATTTGAGATGTCTTGGAGGGTCAGTTGGATGTCTTCAATTTTCTTGCCAACTTTATGGCGGTTTATCAACTTCTTGAAGACACGCTTGAGAAAGTAGTCTGTTCTCAGGGACTATGCCTTCAGGATGAACATGTCTATGATGTCCTCAACATCATAAATCGCATCACGGATTTCGGAAACCCAGTTGCGCACTCTTAAATCTTCTTCTTGCTTCTTCTCCGCTTCTTCCAAGAAGCATTTCATGGCCCCTAGATCTTTCTGCAGCCTATCGACTTTCCCCCGGACCCCCTTCAAGAAAATTGCTTCTTGAATGAGCATGTCACCGATCTTTTCAACGGCAAAGGAAACCACAGCCTGTGTCGCCATTGTAGTGTTCTCTCACCGACCCTCTTAACTTTGGATGGAACTGATTCTCTCAAGAAGGAAATACTCAAGTTTTGGAGCTATCGAACTTCCTTTAATACTAGCATGGAGCTTCCTTTCACTATGGGAATCAAACACCTTGATTGCGCAATAATTTGTTGTTACATAGCATTTAGggaattagaaaaattatggaGATTGTTTGAGATTCCCTTGAATCAAAGGATGGGAAGTGAATGGCAGAGATGCATGAGCTGGACTTCATTTTGATCAGCAATCATCCATAATATAATATACAGCAACATGGCAATAAATAACGTCATTTATTCCCATACATAATAAGTCAATAACTGACAATTCACCTGCCAGCAAAGAAAGCCACAGCTGGCCAAGTGGGGTTTTTACTCGTTAGGTATGGGAGATGCAAAGGACTTCggatgtttttttaatttacattaCCTTCCCTCCGCGTTTAGATTCATCACATGCACCGCTTTTAATTTCTAATGTTATATTCATCAAGAACGATATTGATTTTTCTCCAACTCACCACTTTTTTCCAAATGCATGCCctttgaaatttaataaaatgaaaaacatcaaTCTAcacaaatgtttttaaaaacaattttttattatccaaactaaaacaaaacaaaacaatcaaataatAGAAAGCggttttatattcttaaaaaatatatatatatataatgtttttaaaagagcatttttttagttatttttatttttaaatttttaaataactattttaaaaaataattatataaatatagagagtgattaaaaataaaatattattaataaaatttatttttaaaatatatttaaaaatataaaaaatatgacttATCTAAAAACTTACATTTGCAATACCCAAAAAAGCTAGTCCAGGGAACAGGGGTCCAAAAGATAAGTAACGACACTAGctatttgacttatttttaaGGAAAGTTAAACCATTGACTAAAACAAGATTGGCTTCACAACCATTACAAGCAGGACACTTTCCAATAAGACTACTGCATTAAACACATGGAAATAATGCTTAGATGAATTACTGAGACAAGATCTTTAGGATTCAATGCCAAGCTTGAAAGGATAAACAAGAAGAAATCTCATTGATGTTTTCAAGCACTACAATCAGCCCAATTTGGAAATCGGGTGCAAATATCTAAAAAGACCTTCAAAAAAGCATCTTTCCAAATATAATAAACTTGCAGGAAGATACTACATATAATAAAAGTcataaataagaatatataataattcaGTACGTTCATTCAAGAGTTTCTTCAACTAAGTAGAACTCCAAGCAGAGCTCTCTGTGCCGTGAAGGGATTTCATGTTCTGGATGTATCCCAAAACAACTACTCGCCATTATTCGAAACTATTCATTGGCAAATACAATTTGTAGTAGGGGTTTTACAATCATAAATGGATGGTATAGCTTGATTCAGTCATGCTCGGTTTGCCGAGATCAAACATGCATTATAATCCTTCTGCTATCCTCCCATTACAAACAATGGTATTTGAGAAAAATAGAGCCAATCAAATTTTAGCCATCCAATAATTTTTGGGCATTAGTATTTCACAAGTACTTGCCTGGTCTTCATTTAACCATGTGTGATCAGTGGCCATGAttcagctttcctctttcccgGCCCATAGGTTTCTTGTGGATTCCACGTTCTAGGAAGGAACCTAACTCTTTGACAGCCTGTCTATAGCTCGCTGATGTTTGACCTGTTGCAGCACATGTCTGAGTATCACTAGTCCAACTTTTTATGTAACTGAAGTAAACACGCGTACATGTACTAGGAATCTAATAGTAAGTATACGAGCTTGGGCTTCTCTCTGGCATCATTGTTATGCAAATTAAAGAACTACGAATAATACTTGGCCATGAACTACTCGGCTGGGTTGATTGAAATCACATCCAACTAAGggaataaaaacatatatacaCACCCAAAAATCATCCAGGGTAAGAGGGGGTTCCAGGCTCACCTTTTTGACGGCAAAACTGAATTTCAACCATATTTGTACCGAATAACCTGAAATAAATGGAAAACCAAATAAGACATGTTAGCtgaataaaaagaacaaaataataataatttaaaaagaaaaaatcaacgTTACAATGTTGAACAGATATAATTTGAGTTATTTGAactttttactttatatttgGAAAGTTAATGTCAGTGCTATTTTTCTAGTATGGAttggatatataaaaaaacatttgcaTTTGTTTTGCTTTTTAAATTGGTAGATGCAATTAAGATTATTACATGTGCAAAAGtgatgaaactaaaaaaatgtgagagagagagagaacggCATAGGGCTCAATGTGTACAAATTAAAGAGGCGGGAATATGGTCTTAAAGATCCCCAACatgtatttcattttcaaatatgctataaatttattttaaaaaaattataattaaaaaatgtggCATGAATAATAATATCGGTCTTACAtgttaattcaataaataagtGATAGGTAGTAATTCTAGACTTTTACAAACATATATTCTATCACTTTTTTATACTTACTCATTTTTTACATTCATTCATATAGGAAGGGGGGGGAGTGATCAGTGACATAAAAAAATTCAGTATAAGAACTCCTTATATGTTAATTATATAACCAATATATTGAGGTATAACAAAATTGGTAACTGAAGGGAGCCAAAGTAGATAGGTGAAGTTATTTACCATGTACGATCCCAAAGACGAATTCTAGCCATTTCGTGCCAGAAAAGAGTTTTCAACAAGGAAACCGCAATTTTTACCTCCACCAAATTTTGCAGCTCATCAAGTCCCGAGAACTTTGTTTCAAAATACAATTGTAGTTGCATAAGCCATGGCATTGAGCCTTTCTCTATATTCAACTTGTTCAATTCCCTCAACTCAAAAAGTTGAAGTACTTTGAGTTGAGGGAACCCATTTGCAAATACATGCATTTCCTTTCCAAGATATGACTTAGCCCTTAATCTAAGAGTCAACAATTTTGGCAACTTCTCCAAAACAACCATAGGATCACGATCTAGCCTGGATGCTTCCAATGTCAATTGTGTCAGACTTTGTGAGAATTCATGGATTTTAGGGAATTTTTGCATGTATCCCTTTATGTCCAACTTAGAGAGATGGAGGCAAGAGTTGATGGCAAGGGGTGGAATGCTGGACTCACCTGATGTCGTAAGGTACAAGGATTTAAGACTAAGTAGCTTAGCAATGGAGTTTGAAAACTCAACTCCTTCTACCTCACACCTTCCTTCTAATTTCAATTTCCCAAGACAAGTTAAGTTGCCGGAATTGTTCTTGATCCATTGGTTGAAGGTTATGCCAGATagaatttgaagattttgcaACGTATCAATTTGCAGTGGAACATCCTCCTTTTGCCCCTCAATATAAAGATATCTCATGTTTTTAATCTTCCATAACACATTTGGCACTTGTTTAAGATTGTTTATATCCAAAGTCTGTAAACTCCTTAGGTTGCCTATAGATGGTAGAAGCATTTTTAGACCAGTATGCCTTAATCCCAAGTACCTTAAATGAATCAGTTCTCCAATCATACTGGGTAGGCATTCAATTTCTAAACCTTCCAAATCTAACACTCTAAGCACTTTGAAGCATTTGGCAATGAAATCTAGTTGTGATGCTCTACAATTTTTCcccaaattgaaaaataagagAGAGCGAAGATATGGAGTTAAATGTTCAATGCAAGCATACCTCTCAAATTCGGAATAAATACTTCGTCGACGGGATTTAGGTGAAAAGAGAGATAAACTGGTGGAGGGGGATAGAGGATCTGCGATATTAGTTCCAATGAAGTTTTGCTCTTTTGCCTTTTCAATAGCCAACTCTCGTACAAGGTCATGAACCCGACATTCCATAACCCTTGCGTTAACACTCATTCTCACTACTTGAATCAAGTTTCTATTGATTAACTCATTCAAGCAAACCTCAGCCATGTCTTTCATTCTTCGGTCATCTTGTTCTGGCACAAAACCCTCAGCAGTCCATAAAAGGAGCAGTTTTCTTGAGGAGATCACATAATCTTCTGGGAAGAGGCTTAAATGAAGAAAGCACGGTTTCAAGTAATGGGGCAAGTCGATGTAGCTCAGGTTTAGCATTGCCTTTACTCCCATTTGGCCTTCTTTAGCAAGGTATGCACTAATGTTATCGTGCACCTGCTTCCATTCTGTATGTGACGTATTTCTTGACACCAAACCCCCCAATACAACGATGGCCAATGGCAAACCATTACATTTGTCCACCATCTCTTCCCCAAGTTCCTTCAAATCTGGAGGATAGCACTCGGTATCAGCATCAAGGAACGCCTTCCTACAAAACAAGTCCCAGCTCTGTTGTTTCGAAAGAAGCCGCATTTCATGGGGAATAGTTCGAGCATCGGCATGCAAAGCAACATCCTTATATCGAGTTGTAAGAAGTAATCTGCTGCCGTTACTCCCATCGGGAAAAACATTTCCAAGGCAATCAGGATCGTTGCTGCTCACTTTTGCAAGAAAATCCCAATCAGCACACCTCCATACATCATCCAGAACTATCAAATATATCTTTTCTCCTTCAAATGATCGTGAAGGAAATCCCCCAACTCGTTCTCTCCATACTTCTCTATCATTTCTGCTTGCTCTTTAGTTGGTGCAGAAACCTGGTTAATAATTTGCATATAAACCTCTCTGGGTCCACAATCTTGGGATACATAAATCCAGGCACGACAATCTGGAAAGTGTTCCACAATTTTTTCATGATTATAGACCTTCTTGGCAAGGGTGGTTTTGCCTATGCCGCCCATTCCTACCAAAGAAATCACGCGGCGCCTTTGGTCTCCTGCGGTGAGCTGCTTCACTAGCTTATCTGCCTCCTCTGTAAGGCCCACGATGACACGTTCTTCTGCACCAGGAGAGGAGCGTCTTAGATTCTGCAACATTGGACCCGAACCGCTTCTTCCTTCTCCAGTATTTTTTATTCCGAGAGCCTCCCGCCTATTTGAGATGTCTTGGAGGGTCAGTTGGATGTCTTCAATTTTCTTGCCAACTTTATGGCGGTTTATCAACTTCTTGAAGACACGCTTGAGAAAGTAGTCTGTTCTCAGGGACTATGCCTTCAGGATGAACATGTCTATGATGTCCTCAACATCATAAATCGCATCACGGATTTCGGAAACCCAGTTGCGCACTCTTAAATCTTCTTCTTGCTTCTTCTCCGCTTCTTCCAAGAagcaaatgtttttaaaaacaattttttattatccaaactaaaacaaaacaaaacaatcaaataatAGAAAgcgttttctattcttaaaaacaaaaaatataatgtttttaaaagagcatttttttacttatttttatttattaatttttaaataaatattttaaaaaataattatataaatatagagagtgattaaaaataaaacatgacggataaaatttatttttaaaatatatttaaaaattttaaaaatatggtaagcatatttcaaattctcaaatagattcgctttataaaatattaaagaacaataatttctttcaaaactattattaaaatcactttccaaacaaaaattaaaagtgtATTTTTTGAAGTCACTTCCctcattttgaaaatgtttgtaTGTGCATAAGATAATCACAAAATATTTGCCATAAAAAATTTACCATGGATGTGAAGtcataattgtaaaatatatttttactaaatatatgCAATTgaggtaattaaaaaaaaaaacatttcaaacttaagaataagttaaatattttgactgaatacttaaatttatttttagttttaagtcatgatattaagttattttttcaaattaatttgattCACCTCACTTGAGTTTTTGACTAAATACACAAAATTAtcattggtttgaaattttatcaaatatttaatttatcattttcatttgttatttttacttatcTTCTCTATCACTCAAAATAAGGAAGATATcgaatgaaatttcaaaccaatgaAATCCAAGTATATTTAACTAAAATCTCATAAAAGATGAATGAAGTTAACCCGTATTttaccaaaatatacataatctatttaataacttgaattaaattattaagtcattatCTTGATTTATCATAACCACTCAATTTGGTTACTAATTCTTCTTacagaaaattaaagaaactgCAACCCTTAATTTCCATCGTGATGCACAGTTTCTTACTCCCCTTGATGAATGACAATCTCTAGGGGAATGACAAGGAGAAAGTGCCCATGCAGATCAAGTTTTCTAGGTTTGACAAAACCATGTTATAGAGGAATGCCAGAGATGCATGAGCTggactttattttgattaagtcATCGCCCATTATATAATATGCAGCAACATCATTGACTAATAGTTTTCAACATCATTTGGTTGCATCACGTTCCAATAAACAATCATTCACgtaattgaaatttaataattattattatcatccatAATATAATATGCAGCAACATCATTAGCTAGTAGTTTTCAAGATCATTTGGTTATTCATGTTCCCATAAATAATCattcaaataattgaaaacttattattattattatcatcattcttattattatgCTACAAAGGTGAtagaaaaattggaatttgggGTCAAAATGGccctttattaaaaaaaaattgtaacatcTAGGCACTTAttgaaacttatgttcaaaATGACCTCTTTAGTGACACGTAGGCATTgtgtcattaaaaaatattttttttcatcattttagttGAAGCTGCAGTTGGCAAATGAggcttcatttttgaactgaaGCCTCAATTGCCAAATGAggcttcatttttgaactaatgAAGCCTCATTTTCCAACTAcgactttagttcaaaaatgaaatctcaTTTGCCAACtaaggttttaattaattattttttaatttaaaatttaattaaaaaatattaaattataaattgaaattttaaaaatatacttaaataataaattatttatacttaaacttaaaaatctactattacttcaacaaacataaattgataaatagaagatattatatttATCTTCTATGTTCACATGTTCACATGGGGGTCCCGAAAGCATTAGGATCGAATGTGAACATGGATGATCcacaatttcatttagaaacccataacaaagtgattatAGGTTGAGCcacaatttctttaaataattaaaattattaacaatttatctaatcaaattaattttaagttataaaatattagcacttcattattttttaaaatttattaatttattaataaataaaaatatttatttataatatcttctatttatcaatttatgtttgttgaagtaatagtagatttttaagtttaaatataaataatttattatttaagtatattttttaaatttcaatttataatttaataatttttaaataaattttaaatttaaaaaaaaattaactaaagcctCAGTTGGCAAATGAGACTTTATTTTTGAACTGAAGCCGCGGTTGGCAAATGAGGCTTCATTTTTAACTGAAACTGCAGTTG contains the following coding sequences:
- the LOC100852508 gene encoding putative disease resistance RPP13-like protein 3 yields the protein MLQNLRRSSPGAEERVIVGLTEEADKLVKQLTAGDQRRRVISLVGMGGIGKTTLAKKVYNHEKIVEHFPDCRAWIYVSQDCGPREVYMQIINQVSAPTKEQAEMIENNDPDCLGNVFPDGSNGSRLLLTTRYKDVALHADARTIPHEMRLLSKQQSWDLFCRKAFLDADTECYPPDLKELGEEMVDKCNGLPLAIVVLGGLVSRNTSHTEWKQVHDNISAYLAKEGQMGVKAMLNLSYIDLPHYLKPCFLHLSLFPEDYVISSRKLLLLWTAEGFVPEQDDRRMKDMAEVCLNELINRNLIQVVRMSVNARVMECRVHDLVRELAIEKAKEQNFIGTNIADPLSPSTSLSLFSPKSRRRSIYSEFERLFGTNMVEIQFCRQKGEPGTPSYPG